The Sphingobacterium bambusae genome includes a window with the following:
- a CDS encoding cupin domain-containing protein, whose protein sequence is MKTYPNSISLFGLSLFIVTACQLDSPSQADVEHKSAQHSFPRGEKVTNNNFTGEVWLNYLVETDSVHNVNIGAVTFAPGARTNWHYHQGGQILLVTEGRGLYQEKGKPITVIEKGAVVKCPPDIEHWHGATASDSMTHVAIGTNTNVGGAIWLAPVTDEEYRQHEL, encoded by the coding sequence ATGAAAACTTATCCCAACAGCATAAGCCTTTTCGGACTCAGCCTCTTTATAGTTACGGCTTGTCAGCTAGACAGCCCGTCGCAAGCAGATGTCGAACACAAGAGTGCGCAGCATAGCTTTCCTCGAGGAGAAAAGGTTACCAACAACAATTTCACAGGCGAAGTATGGCTCAACTACCTCGTCGAAACAGATAGCGTCCACAACGTCAATATCGGCGCAGTGACATTCGCTCCCGGAGCACGAACCAATTGGCATTACCATCAGGGCGGACAGATACTGTTGGTCACCGAAGGTCGGGGGCTCTACCAAGAAAAGGGCAAACCCATTACGGTTATTGAAAAAGGCGCTGTCGTTAAATGTCCTCCAGATATTGAGCATTGGCATGGCGCTACGGCAAGCGACTCCATGACCCACGTTGCCATCGGCACCAATACCAACGTTGGCGGCGCCATATGGCTGGCACCCGTCACGGATGAAGAATATCGCCAACACGAATTGTA